One genomic window of Sphingobacterium oryzagri includes the following:
- a CDS encoding amino acid permease: protein MLYKKSIPQIIQEARESGEHTLKRTLTSTGLIALGVGAIIGAGLFSLTGIAAAENAGPAVILSFVIAAVACSFAGLCYAEFASMIPVAGSAYTYSYATMGEFVAWIIGWDLVLEYALASATVAVSWSQYFNQLLMIVGISIPDQFLKGPFEGGLVNIPAIVIVCLLSLLLMRGTKESSTVNNLLVILKVSVVLIFIVLGWSFVDSANHTPFIPANEGEELVKSGELGFWSFLTSDNFGKFGISGILRAAGVLFFAFVGFDAVSTAAQEAKDPKKGMPIGIIGSLIICTILYVLFSYVMTGLENYQMFAGDAKPVATAFAKTGYTFLNSALIVTIIAGYTSVILVMLLGQSRVFYSMSKDGLLPKIFSDLSKNQTPWKTNLIFMIFVSIFAGFVPVSDLGHMVSIGTLFAFTLVCIGILVLRKSNPEIERPFKTPFVPVLPILGVIVCILLMASLPIESWERLAVWLLIGLVIYVAYGMKHSKIRKAHKNQQS, encoded by the coding sequence ATGCTTTATAAAAAATCAATTCCCCAAATCATCCAAGAAGCCAGAGAAAGCGGCGAGCACACGTTGAAACGAACGCTCACCAGCACTGGACTGATTGCTTTAGGTGTCGGTGCGATCATCGGTGCTGGTTTATTTTCGTTAACGGGTATCGCGGCTGCTGAAAATGCTGGTCCGGCCGTCATCCTTTCTTTTGTTATTGCTGCCGTTGCGTGTTCATTCGCGGGTCTGTGTTACGCGGAATTTGCCTCCATGATTCCTGTTGCAGGTAGTGCCTACACGTATTCCTATGCGACCATGGGCGAGTTTGTGGCTTGGATCATCGGCTGGGATCTTGTATTAGAATATGCCTTGGCAAGTGCCACCGTGGCCGTCAGTTGGTCGCAATACTTCAATCAACTGTTGATGATTGTCGGCATTTCGATACCCGATCAATTTTTGAAAGGGCCTTTTGAAGGTGGTCTGGTCAATATTCCGGCTATTGTGATCGTTTGTTTATTGTCTTTGCTGCTTATGCGGGGCACAAAAGAATCGTCAACGGTCAACAACTTATTGGTTATTTTGAAAGTCAGTGTTGTTTTGATTTTTATCGTCCTGGGTTGGAGCTTTGTCGATTCAGCAAACCATACCCCGTTTATTCCAGCTAACGAGGGCGAAGAGCTGGTAAAAAGCGGCGAACTTGGTTTTTGGTCGTTTTTGACAAGTGATAATTTTGGTAAGTTTGGTATCAGCGGTATTTTGCGTGCGGCTGGCGTATTATTTTTTGCGTTTGTAGGTTTTGACGCCGTTAGTACCGCTGCGCAAGAAGCAAAAGATCCGAAGAAAGGTATGCCTATCGGTATTATCGGTTCGCTGATTATCTGTACCATCCTTTACGTGCTGTTTTCTTACGTGATGACTGGTTTAGAAAACTACCAGATGTTTGCTGGTGATGCAAAACCTGTTGCTACCGCCTTTGCTAAAACCGGTTACACCTTCTTAAACTCGGCTTTGATCGTAACGATTATTGCGGGTTATACATCGGTTATTTTGGTTATGCTGCTGGGGCAAAGTAGGGTATTCTACTCGATGAGTAAAGATGGCCTTCTTCCAAAAATTTTCTCTGATTTGTCTAAAAATCAAACACCATGGAAAACCAACTTGATCTTCATGATATTTGTTTCGATATTTGCAGGCTTCGTGCCGGTTTCAGACCTCGGCCACATGGTAAGTATCGGTACGTTATTTGCTTTCACGTTGGTTTGTATTGGTATTTTAGTCCTCCGCAAATCCAATCCGGAAATTGAAAGACCATTCAAAACACCTTTTGTGCCGGTATTGCCTATTTTGGGTGTTATCGTGTGTATTTTGCTGATGGCTTCGTTACCTATCGAAAGCTGGGAACGTTTAGCGGTATGGCTATTGATCGGACTTGTGATCTACGTAGCTTACGGTATGAAGCACAGTAAAATCAGAAAAGCGCATAAAAACCAGCAAAGCTAA
- a CDS encoding NAD(P)-dependent oxidoreductase: MKNVALIGATGFVGSAVLQELLDRGFTVTAIARHVDAIKSTAHVIAIQADVTEETVLSAALKGNDVVVSAFNAGWKNPNLYDDFMAGGRSILQAVKSAAVPRAIFIGGAGSLEVDGKKIVDTADFPREIKAGAQAAADYLEIVKREHDINWTFFSPAIEMNPETSGKRTGKYRTNSNSPVFDKQGRSVLSVEDLAVAIADEIENPKFEHERFTAGY; this comes from the coding sequence ATGAAAAACGTAGCACTTATAGGCGCGACCGGTTTTGTTGGTTCAGCCGTATTGCAAGAATTACTCGACCGCGGCTTTACGGTGACCGCCATTGCACGCCATGTGGATGCAATCAAGTCGACTGCCCATGTCATCGCCATACAGGCTGACGTGACGGAAGAAACAGTCTTATCGGCGGCGCTAAAGGGAAATGACGTGGTTGTTTCCGCTTTTAACGCGGGATGGAAAAACCCAAACCTCTACGATGACTTTATGGCTGGCGGCCGTTCGATATTGCAGGCCGTCAAATCGGCAGCCGTGCCACGAGCCATCTTTATCGGTGGCGCCGGCAGTTTAGAAGTGGATGGAAAAAAGATTGTGGATACTGCAGATTTTCCACGAGAAATTAAAGCTGGTGCACAAGCAGCAGCCGATTATCTCGAGATCGTTAAACGTGAGCACGATATCAACTGGACATTCTTCAGTCCGGCCATTGAAATGAATCCAGAGACATCTGGCAAACGTACCGGCAAATACCGCACAAACTCGAATAGCCCTGTATTCGATAAACAAGGTCGTTCGGTGCTATCTGTTGAGGATCTGGCTGTGGCTATAGCCGATGAGATTGAAAATCCGAAATTTGAGCACGAGCGATTTACAGCAGGCTATTAG
- a CDS encoding serine hydrolase, which yields MRYWITTCFALLVGFHAGYSQKIDRKLENLLQREVANFGGDIGIYVQHFKKNKVASISADTIFPTASIVKVPILVGVFQQINQGKLQLKNTFSYDSARNYGGSGLMQFYKDKSPTDLSTLVSLMLTYSDNVASIWCQELAGGGATINPLMDSLGLTNTKVNSRTAGREALWKKYGWGQTTPREIALLLTKIRQQELFDARMSDKMYRFLKNQFYNERSLAQFPATIATASKTGSIDDARGEVVFVHAPSGDFVFSVLTKGNKDQRWTPDNEAEVLTRRIANLLWNYFEPKHPFTPYAPIR from the coding sequence ATGCGCTATTGGATAACGACTTGCTTTGCCCTTTTAGTAGGATTTCATGCCGGCTACAGCCAAAAGATAGATCGCAAACTAGAAAATTTGTTACAGCGCGAGGTCGCTAACTTTGGAGGCGACATCGGCATTTATGTACAGCATTTTAAAAAGAACAAAGTTGCGAGTATATCAGCAGATACCATCTTTCCGACCGCCAGTATTGTCAAAGTTCCTATTCTCGTTGGCGTTTTTCAGCAGATCAATCAAGGAAAGTTGCAGCTGAAAAACACGTTTAGTTATGACAGCGCGCGCAATTACGGCGGTTCGGGTCTAATGCAGTTTTACAAAGATAAGTCGCCGACCGATCTTTCGACCCTCGTGTCGCTGATGCTCACGTATAGTGATAATGTGGCGTCTATCTGGTGCCAAGAACTGGCCGGTGGTGGTGCTACCATTAATCCGCTGATGGACAGCCTGGGATTAACAAACACCAAAGTCAATTCCAGAACAGCGGGTCGGGAAGCGCTTTGGAAAAAATACGGTTGGGGACAAACTACACCACGCGAAATTGCTCTCCTGTTGACGAAAATACGCCAGCAGGAGCTTTTTGATGCGCGGATGTCAGACAAGATGTACCGCTTTTTAAAAAATCAGTTTTACAACGAGCGGTCGCTCGCACAGTTTCCGGCGACGATTGCTACAGCTTCCAAAACAGGATCGATAGACGATGCCCGCGGTGAGGTCGTTTTCGTGCATGCGCCATCCGGCGACTTTGTGTTTTCAGTATTGACAAAAGGTAATAAGGATCAACGTTGGACACCTGATAACGAGGCTGAAGTGCTAACGCGACGCATCGCCAATCTGCTCTGGAATTACTTTGAACCCAAACATCCCTTTACGCCCTATGCGCCTATTCGTTAA
- a CDS encoding MBL fold metallo-hydrolase, whose translation MYFEHIYDKTLSQASYFIGCQATGEAIVIDAKRDVDTYLTIAKQQKMQITHVVETHIHADFLAGTRELAALTGAKISLSAEGGDDWQYQYTHADLRESDRLLVGNLSFEVIHTPGHTPESISLLLRDHPSSDEPVMIFTGDFVFVGDIGRPDLLEEAAGVVGSKDIGAADMFASLKKFSALPDYVQVWPGHGAGSACGKALGAVASSTVGYEKIRNWAFQYGDDYEGFKDALLSDQPEAPRYFATMKQLNRVERNLLTEVPVHPVKTWKEALALESVQLVDARHKNQYAAGHIQGSLNIQHNNAMATWCGWMLSYNDAIVIIAEEAAHEEITRKLMRIGLDNISAFVTAIDSAPLVSSVVLDTEEVENLKDQDPYLLVDVRNRNEYEKSHIPGAVHAFVGHLPSADLRIFDGKKLIIQCQSGDRASIAYSYLESQGFKDLSIYPGSFAEWKKLGKPVAVEN comes from the coding sequence ATGTATTTCGAACATATATACGACAAAACATTATCGCAAGCAAGCTATTTTATTGGTTGTCAAGCAACGGGAGAAGCTATCGTCATTGATGCAAAACGCGATGTAGACACGTACCTCACCATCGCCAAACAGCAAAAAATGCAGATCACACATGTTGTAGAAACACATATACACGCCGATTTTTTGGCTGGCACGCGAGAGCTGGCAGCGCTTACAGGGGCTAAAATAAGTCTTTCAGCAGAGGGCGGCGACGATTGGCAATACCAGTATACACACGCCGATTTACGCGAGAGCGATCGCCTTTTAGTCGGGAATTTATCCTTCGAAGTGATACATACACCCGGACATACACCGGAAAGCATCAGTTTACTACTTCGCGATCATCCATCTTCGGATGAGCCTGTTATGATTTTTACCGGCGACTTTGTTTTCGTAGGTGATATCGGTCGGCCTGATCTGTTGGAAGAAGCTGCTGGTGTCGTCGGCTCGAAAGATATCGGTGCGGCAGACATGTTTGCCTCGCTGAAAAAATTTAGTGCACTGCCCGATTACGTGCAAGTATGGCCTGGCCATGGTGCGGGTTCGGCTTGTGGCAAAGCGCTTGGTGCGGTAGCAAGCAGCACGGTAGGCTATGAAAAAATCCGGAACTGGGCTTTCCAATACGGCGATGATTACGAAGGATTTAAAGATGCGTTATTAAGTGATCAGCCGGAAGCGCCGCGCTATTTCGCGACGATGAAGCAGCTAAATCGGGTTGAACGCAATTTATTGACTGAAGTTCCCGTGCATCCGGTAAAGACGTGGAAAGAAGCGCTGGCGTTGGAAAGTGTGCAGCTTGTGGATGCGCGGCATAAAAATCAATATGCAGCAGGACACATCCAAGGTTCCTTAAATATTCAACATAATAATGCAATGGCCACTTGGTGTGGCTGGATGCTGTCTTACAACGATGCTATAGTCATCATCGCCGAAGAAGCCGCGCACGAAGAAATAACCCGAAAACTGATGCGCATCGGTCTTGATAATATTTCAGCTTTTGTAACAGCAATCGATTCGGCACCGCTGGTGTCATCAGTCGTGCTAGATACGGAAGAGGTAGAAAATTTAAAAGACCAGGATCCGTATTTACTTGTGGATGTTCGCAATAGAAACGAATACGAAAAGTCACATATTCCAGGTGCTGTTCACGCGTTTGTGGGGCACTTGCCAAGCGCAGATCTGCGCATTTTCGACGGTAAAAAACTGATTATTCAATGCCAATCGGGTGATCGTGCCAGTATTGCCTACAGCTATTTGGAAAGCCAGGGATTCAAGGATTTATCTATTTACCCCGGAAGTTTTGCGGAATGGAAAAAGCTCGGCAAACCCGTTGCAGTAGAAAACTAA
- a CDS encoding sulfite exporter TauE/SafE family protein — MLFGLLLAVGVGITLGLVGSGGTILTVPILVYVMAVDPVLATSYSLIAVGTTACIGACRGFYKKEVDFAKVLQFALPSLVTVWLTRTYLLPLIPEVIVIGTFHFQQSFILMLLFALVMLGSGISMISGSKLIDDVVFAQRHTRLKTLSTGILLGLVTGVVGAGGGFLIIPVLVGFFGLPMRRAVATSLVIIAINSAFGLLGDLEKLAIFDWNLLARYTLSTAFGIFIGFYLSDKLETQQLKKSFGYFILLVALGIICKELLIPASPYTIH, encoded by the coding sequence ATGCTTTTTGGATTGTTATTGGCGGTTGGCGTAGGCATAACGTTAGGCTTAGTCGGCAGTGGTGGAACGATATTGACTGTGCCCATATTGGTTTACGTTATGGCGGTAGACCCCGTGCTTGCAACAAGTTATTCACTTATTGCCGTGGGTACCACAGCTTGTATCGGCGCTTGTCGCGGTTTTTACAAAAAAGAAGTCGACTTCGCTAAAGTGCTACAGTTTGCGCTGCCATCGCTGGTTACCGTTTGGCTTACGCGTACCTATCTGTTACCGTTGATTCCGGAAGTGATCGTGATCGGAACGTTTCATTTTCAGCAGTCGTTTATCCTGATGTTGCTTTTTGCGCTGGTTATGTTAGGATCTGGCATATCCATGATCAGCGGCAGCAAATTGATCGACGATGTAGTATTTGCTCAACGCCATACCCGACTAAAAACGCTGAGTACAGGAATTTTGCTGGGTTTGGTTACGGGCGTTGTTGGTGCGGGCGGTGGCTTTTTGATTATTCCCGTGCTTGTGGGCTTTTTTGGTTTGCCTATGCGCCGAGCCGTAGCGACATCACTGGTCATTATCGCGATAAATTCAGCTTTCGGCTTACTTGGCGATCTCGAAAAATTGGCTATTTTCGACTGGAATCTACTCGCACGCTATACGCTTTCTACAGCCTTTGGCATCTTTATCGGCTTTTACCTGAGCGATAAGTTAGAAACACAGCAGTTGAAGAAGTCTTTCGGTTATTTTATATTGCTGGTTGCGCTGGGCATTATATGCAAAGAATTGTTAATTCCAGCCTCGCCATACACTATTCATTGA
- a CDS encoding DUF6691 family protein: MRQLIFIILGVLFGMVMYKGEAASWFRIYEMFTFQSIHMYGFIASALIVGFLGLQLMKRFVKNVHGNPIVTANKNRSVPRYLFGGIIFGLGWALVGACPGPIFVLIGAGVWPMLIVAAFALLGTYLYGIAKDKLPH, encoded by the coding sequence ATGAGACAACTTATTTTTATTATACTAGGTGTGCTGTTCGGCATGGTGATGTACAAAGGGGAAGCGGCCTCATGGTTCCGTATTTATGAAATGTTTACGTTTCAGTCGATCCATATGTATGGGTTTATAGCAAGTGCGCTAATCGTTGGATTTTTAGGTTTACAGCTTATGAAACGTTTCGTGAAAAATGTACATGGAAATCCAATTGTAACAGCCAACAAAAACCGCAGTGTGCCTCGCTACCTGTTTGGCGGCATCATCTTCGGTTTGGGATGGGCATTGGTTGGCGCTTGCCCGGGCCCCATCTTCGTGTTAATAGGAGCGGGCGTTTGGCCTATGCTTATCGTCGCTGCGTTTGCCTTGCTCGGAACTTACCTCTACGGGATAGCTAAAGATAAATTACCACATTAG
- a CDS encoding YeeE/YedE family protein has product MDWLMNPWPWYVSGSLVGLIMLTLVWLGKTFGFSSNFRTICAALGAGKSCSFFQFNWKAQQWNLLFLLGAVIGGFLAAHVFAADSAPDISVDTSKKLAAMGFTDAGSGYFPAQLFGTFTLKNLLIWSVGGLLIGFGTRYAGGCTSGHAITGLSDLQLPSLLAVIGFFIGGLMMIHMFFPLLF; this is encoded by the coding sequence ATGGACTGGTTAATGAATCCTTGGCCCTGGTATGTGAGCGGATCACTGGTGGGCCTTATCATGTTAACGTTGGTTTGGCTTGGCAAAACCTTTGGTTTTTCGTCAAATTTCAGAACGATATGTGCGGCTTTAGGCGCAGGCAAATCGTGCAGTTTTTTTCAATTCAACTGGAAAGCGCAGCAGTGGAATTTGCTATTCCTGTTGGGCGCAGTTATCGGTGGCTTTCTCGCGGCACATGTTTTTGCTGCAGACAGTGCACCCGACATATCCGTTGACACGAGTAAAAAATTAGCGGCAATGGGTTTTACAGATGCCGGTAGTGGCTACTTTCCAGCGCAGCTATTTGGCACGTTTACACTTAAAAATTTGTTGATTTGGTCTGTTGGCGGACTCTTGATCGGTTTCGGCACACGTTATGCCGGCGGCTGTACTTCAGGCCACGCGATTACGGGCCTGAGCGATTTGCAGCTTCCTTCGCTACTCGCGGTAATTGGCTTTTTCATAGGTGGCTTAATGATGATACATATGTTCTTTCCTCTTTTATTTTAG
- a CDS encoding DUF2200 domain-containing protein: MKITDEHNRRMASMTFGSVYPHYVKKVESKGRTVAELHEVISWLTGFDDAEIARLIAEKVTFEAFFQQATIHPHAELITGVICGYRIEEIDNPLTQQVRYLDKLVDELAKGRKMEKILRKP, translated from the coding sequence ATGAAAATAACAGACGAACATAATAGGCGAATGGCCAGCATGACCTTTGGCTCGGTATATCCACATTACGTGAAGAAGGTCGAAAGCAAAGGCCGTACAGTGGCCGAGCTACATGAAGTGATCAGCTGGCTTACGGGTTTTGACGATGCCGAAATCGCGCGGCTAATAGCCGAAAAGGTAACGTTTGAAGCATTTTTTCAGCAGGCCACGATTCATCCGCATGCCGAGCTGATTACCGGCGTAATCTGCGGATATCGGATCGAAGAGATTGATAATCCGCTGACGCAGCAGGTACGGTATTTGGATAAACTGGTCGATGAGTTAGCTAAAGGCCGAAAGATGGAAAAGATCTTGCGTAAACCCTAA
- a CDS encoding glycoside hydrolase family 2 protein, producing the protein MNFRSVVFSSILLLITVFSYAQETEKIMLSGHSREDATTWDFYCTAGRQSGKWTTIKVPSCWEQEGFGAYNYGHDEDKAAEKGLYKTSFTLPSTWKDKRIYIVFDGSMTDTKVSVNGKQAGEVHQGAFYRFKREITDLVSFKKENNLAVDVSKMSANASVNSAERDADFWVFGGIFRPVYLEAVPVTHIAYSGIDAKANGDFALEVCLDKEVRHAQLQVEIIELASGKVSGSFTTDEVSGTKMLRGSASFDDVKTWSSEQPNLYKAVISVVQNGKTVHQTTERFGFRTIEVRARDGVYVNNKKMRFKGVNRHCFWPTTGRTVSREQSLQDILLIKEMNMNAVRMSHYPPDKHFLELCDSLGLYVINELCAWQKPPYDTEVGTILAHEFVTRDINHPAVILWANGNEGGFNLDLDPIISDLDIQKRTVIHPFGLFGGINTVHYIAYHSGIKNMFNGRDIFMPTELIHGLYDGGHGAGLDDFWNLMRANPLSAGMFLWDFADQGIVRTDKDGQIDTDKDHGADGIVGPFREKEGSFYTIKEIWSPIFLEKKYITPRWDGLLPIENRYDFTNTAQCSFAYSLQKFNGLDTIAETWTRAIAAPSIAPGAQGALKLDLPAHWKDFDVLYVTAKGPAGETLFTWSYEIHAPQQFFDRISVKPAGKNGAITLSTSDSLFYIKTGKATFIISNKTGLLHGVETAAGKIPLANGPLLITDEQLRCQQVTSSITDSLVRIDAQYAYQRGGEAYRFSWTVKTDGTLQLDYDYRPRERMDMAGVTFSFPEKDIAGAKLLAKGPYRVYNNRMKGGQLALWDKSYNDAITGEDWTYPEFKGYYANFYGMKLRTAVPFEIYAGSEDLTLHLFTPTIQQSYDPARNYTFPKYPRGNLSFMDAIPSVGTKFSGPQEMGPQSQLHTFKTFSASPNMINRLYFKFD; encoded by the coding sequence ATGAATTTTCGATCGGTTGTCTTCTCTAGTATACTTTTGCTTATTACGGTGTTTTCTTATGCGCAGGAAACGGAAAAAATAATGCTTTCCGGACATAGCCGGGAAGATGCGACTACCTGGGATTTCTATTGTACAGCCGGTCGGCAAAGTGGCAAATGGACAACGATCAAGGTGCCGTCATGCTGGGAGCAAGAGGGATTTGGCGCCTATAATTATGGGCACGATGAAGATAAAGCAGCAGAAAAAGGACTTTATAAAACTTCGTTTACGCTTCCCTCAACCTGGAAGGATAAACGAATATACATCGTTTTTGATGGCTCGATGACCGATACTAAGGTGTCGGTAAATGGTAAACAGGCAGGAGAGGTGCATCAAGGTGCTTTTTACCGATTTAAACGCGAGATTACCGATCTGGTAAGTTTTAAAAAAGAGAATAATCTAGCCGTTGACGTCAGTAAGATGTCTGCCAATGCAAGTGTGAACAGTGCGGAGCGCGATGCCGACTTTTGGGTCTTTGGTGGTATTTTCAGACCGGTATATTTAGAAGCTGTACCCGTAACACATATTGCATACAGCGGCATCGATGCTAAAGCGAATGGTGATTTTGCACTGGAAGTATGCCTGGATAAAGAAGTACGTCATGCCCAACTGCAAGTCGAGATTATCGAGTTAGCAAGCGGCAAGGTGAGTGGAAGCTTTACTACAGATGAGGTGTCGGGCACGAAAATGCTGCGCGGTAGCGCGTCTTTCGACGACGTAAAAACCTGGTCGAGCGAGCAACCTAATTTGTATAAAGCGGTGATCAGTGTGGTGCAAAACGGAAAAACGGTACACCAAACCACCGAACGCTTTGGTTTTCGCACCATTGAAGTACGTGCGCGTGATGGCGTATATGTCAACAACAAAAAAATGCGTTTTAAAGGCGTCAATAGACATTGCTTTTGGCCAACAACAGGACGCACCGTAAGCCGGGAGCAAAGTTTGCAGGATATTCTACTCATCAAAGAAATGAATATGAATGCCGTGCGGATGTCACATTACCCACCTGATAAGCATTTTCTGGAGCTTTGTGATTCTCTCGGATTGTATGTGATCAACGAGCTCTGTGCCTGGCAAAAGCCACCTTATGATACGGAAGTCGGCACCATTTTGGCCCATGAATTTGTGACAAGAGATATCAACCATCCTGCTGTCATCTTGTGGGCAAATGGCAATGAAGGCGGTTTTAATCTGGATCTTGATCCAATTATCAGCGATTTAGATATTCAAAAACGTACCGTGATCCACCCGTTTGGTCTTTTTGGAGGAATTAATACCGTGCACTACATCGCTTACCATAGCGGCATCAAGAATATGTTTAATGGCAGAGATATTTTTATGCCTACCGAGTTGATACATGGCTTGTATGATGGCGGTCATGGCGCAGGCTTAGACGATTTTTGGAATTTGATGCGTGCCAATCCCTTGTCGGCCGGCATGTTTTTGTGGGATTTTGCCGATCAGGGTATTGTACGTACCGATAAGGATGGCCAAATCGATACCGACAAAGATCATGGCGCAGACGGCATCGTTGGTCCTTTTCGGGAAAAAGAAGGAAGCTTTTATACCATAAAGGAAATTTGGTCGCCAATTTTTTTGGAGAAAAAATACATCACACCACGCTGGGACGGCTTGTTGCCTATTGAAAATCGATACGACTTTACCAACACGGCGCAATGCAGCTTTGCTTACAGCTTGCAAAAATTTAACGGACTGGATACCATCGCCGAAACATGGACGCGAGCCATAGCTGCTCCAAGTATCGCGCCGGGCGCGCAAGGCGCATTAAAACTGGATCTTCCCGCGCATTGGAAAGATTTTGATGTGCTTTATGTGACTGCTAAGGGCCCGGCAGGCGAAACGTTGTTTACCTGGAGCTACGAAATTCATGCGCCACAGCAGTTTTTTGATCGTATTTCGGTCAAACCAGCGGGAAAAAACGGCGCTATTACGCTAAGCACATCAGACTCGTTATTTTACATAAAAACAGGCAAGGCAACATTTATCATCAGCAACAAAACGGGCTTACTGCACGGTGTAGAAACGGCTGCAGGAAAAATTCCGCTGGCAAACGGACCGCTATTGATTACTGATGAGCAACTACGTTGTCAACAGGTTACCTCGTCGATTACCGATAGCCTTGTTCGAATCGATGCGCAATATGCTTATCAGCGCGGTGGCGAAGCGTATCGTTTTTCCTGGACCGTGAAAACAGACGGCACGCTTCAGCTGGATTACGATTATCGTCCGCGCGAACGTATGGACATGGCAGGCGTAACGTTTAGCTTTCCTGAAAAAGATATCGCCGGCGCAAAATTACTGGCAAAAGGTCCGTATCGCGTGTACAACAACCGCATGAAAGGCGGTCAGTTAGCACTGTGGGACAAATCGTATAACGACGCCATCACGGGCGAAGATTGGACATATCCGGAGTTTAAGGGCTACTACGCAAACTTCTACGGCATGAAATTGCGCACAGCAGTTCCTTTCGAAATTTACGCCGGTTCGGAAGATCTTACACTCCATCTTTTTACGCCGACCATACAGCAGTCGTATGATCCGGCACGCAATTACACTTTTCCGAAATATCCGCGTGGCAACCTGTCTTTTATGGATGCTATACCATCCGTGGGCACCAAGTTTTCCGGTCCGCAAGAGATGGGCCCGCAGTCGCAACTGCACACGTTTAAGACGTTTAGCGCGTCGCCCAATATGATTAATCGCTTGTATTTTAAATTTGATTAG
- a CDS encoding Crp/Fnr family transcriptional regulator yields MDKLIDYFLQFGDLNRQQINLILKKATPITLKKHAYFSEAGKVPAFVGFVLEGVFRFCYYNNQGEEITHYFVDEGNFVVDNEKFESQIAAAEYVQAVTDCQLLAFSKKDWDDISNTIVGFEMIKAQVVKKCLSLAVERRSPLIAEDATTRYLSFLTNFPNLVNRIPLSYIASYLGITQQSLSRIRKGIR; encoded by the coding sequence ATGGACAAGCTTATCGATTACTTTTTACAATTTGGGGACCTCAATCGACAACAGATCAACCTTATTTTGAAAAAAGCAACGCCTATTACCCTAAAAAAGCACGCGTATTTTTCCGAGGCTGGCAAAGTTCCGGCATTTGTTGGGTTTGTGCTGGAAGGCGTATTTCGATTTTGTTATTACAACAACCAAGGCGAAGAGATTACCCACTACTTTGTGGATGAAGGCAATTTCGTGGTGGATAATGAAAAGTTTGAATCACAGATTGCAGCAGCAGAATATGTGCAGGCAGTAACAGACTGCCAGCTGCTTGCTTTTTCAAAAAAGGACTGGGACGATATTAGCAACACCATCGTCGGTTTTGAAATGATTAAAGCACAGGTGGTAAAGAAGTGTCTTTCGCTCGCGGTAGAGCGTCGAAGTCCGTTGATTGCGGAAGATGCGACAACTCGCTACTTGTCTTTTCTAACAAATTTCCCCAATCTGGTAAACCGCATTCCGCTGTCTTATATCGCGTCTTATCTCGGAATTACCCAGCAGTCGCTAAGTCGAATACGCAAAGGCATTCGTTAA